The following proteins are encoded in a genomic region of Lutra lutra chromosome 16, mLutLut1.2, whole genome shotgun sequence:
- the SMG8 gene encoding LOW QUALITY PROTEIN: nonsense-mediated mRNA decay factor SMG8 (The sequence of the model RefSeq protein was modified relative to this genomic sequence to represent the inferred CDS: inserted 3 bases in 2 codons; deleted 2 bases in 2 codons), whose product MAGPVSLRELLMGASSWTGSESPEGSPTERGGSVAGGLEPPWREDEICVVGIFGKTALRLNSEKFSLVNTVCDRQVFPLFRHQDPGDTGPGIRTEAGAIGEAGGAGDAGAGTGDSVRGGVAAAEGNRTEPGSQDYSLLQAYYNQESKVLYLLLTSICDNSQLLRACRALQSGEAGGGLSLPHAEAHEFWKHQEKLQCLSLLYLFSVCHILLLVHPTCSFDITYDRVFRALDGLRQKVLPLLKTAIKDCPVGKDWKLNCRPCPPRLLFLFQLNGALKVEPPRSQDPAHPDKPKKHSPKRRLQHALEDQIYRIFRKSRVLTNQSINCLFTVPANQAFVYIVPGSQEEDPVGMLLDQLRSHCTVKDPESLLVPAPLSGPRRYQVMRQHSRQQLSFHIDSSSSSSSGQLVDFTLREFLWQHVELVLSKKGFDDSVGRNPQPSHFELPTYQKWISAASKLYEVAIDGKEEDLGSPTGELTSKILSSIKVLEGFLDIDTKFSENRCQKALPMAHSAYQSNLPHNYTMTVHKNQLAQALRVYSQHARGPAFHKYAMQLHEDCYKFWSNGHQLCEERSLTDQHCVHKFHSLPKSGRKPEADRNPPVLYHNSRARSTGACNCGKEQAPRDDPFDIKAANYDFYRFWKKNGCGKVDHINFPVFEPSTPDPAPAKNESSPAPPDADADKLKXKEPQTQGESTSLSLALSLGQSTDSLGTYPADPQAGGDNPEVHGQGEXKTEKRPNLVDRQASTVEYLPGMLHSNCPKGLLPKFSSWSLVKLGPAKSYNFHTGLDQQGFIPGTNYLMPWDIVIRTRAEDEGDLDTNSWPAPNKAIPGKRSAVVMGRGRRRDDIARAFVGFEYEDSRGRRFMCSGPDKVMKVMGSGPKESALKALNSDMPLYILSSSQGRGLKPHYAQLMRLFVVVPDAPLQIILMPQVQPGPPPCPVFYPEKQEIILPPDGLWVLRFPYAYVTERGPCFPPKENVQLMSYKVLRGVLKAVTQ is encoded by the exons ATGGCGGGTCCTGTCAGCTTACGAGAGCTTCTAATGGGCGCTTCATCCTGGACCGGCTCTGAAAGTCCGGAGGGATCCCCTACAGAGCGGGGAGGGAGCGTGGCTGGTGGACTGGAGCCTCCTTGGCGAGAGGATGAGATCTGCGTGGTGGGAATCTTCGGCAAGACGGCTCTGCGACTGAATTCCGAGAAGTTCTCACTTGTGAATACGGTTTGCGACCGACAGGTCTTTCCCCTCTTTCGCCACCAAGATCCTGGGGACACGGGGCCTGGAATCAGGACCGAGGCTGGAGCCATTGGGGAGGCTGGTGGAGCCGGAGACGCTGGGGCTGGGACGGGAGATTCGGTTCGGGGAGGTGTAGCTGCCGCTGAAGGTAACCGAACTGAGCCAGGCTCCCAGGACTACAGCCTTCTGCAGGCCTATTACAATCAGGAAAGCAAAGTTCTTTATCTTCTTCTCACTTCCATCTGTGACAATTCGCAGCTTCTGCGGGCTTGTCGTGCCCttcagagcggggaagctggaGGTGGCCTCTCTTTACCTCATGCAGAAGCGCACGAGTTCTGGAAGCATCAAGAGAAGCTGCAGTGTCTCAGTCTCCTTTACCTTTTCTCCGTCTGTCACATCCTGCTTCTGGTCCATCCTACTTGTTCCTTTGACATCACTTACGATCGAGTATTCAGAGCCCTGGATGGACTGAGACAGAAAGTACTGCCCCTTCTCAAAACAGCCATTAAGGATTGTCCAGTTGGCAAAGACTGGAAGCTAAACTGCCGACCTTGCCCACCTAgactccttttcctctttcaacTTAATGGAGCCCTCAAGGTGGAACCCCCTCGGAGCCAAGACCCAGCTCATCCAGACAAGCCCAAGAAGCATTCTCCCAAAAGGAGACTGCAACATGCCCTGGAGGACCAGATCTATAGAATCTTTAGGAAGAGTCGTGTCTTGACTAATCAGAGTATCAATTGCCTCTTTACGGTGCCTGCCAACCAAGCTTTTGTGTACATAGTTCCGGGTAGCCAAGAGGAGGACCCAGTAGGCATGTTGCTGGACCAACTTAGGAGTCATTGTACTGTGAAGGACCCAGAATCTTTGCTGGTGCCTGCACCCCTTTCTGGGCCCAGGCGATACCAGGTGATGAGGCAGCATAGCCGACAGCAGCTGTCTTTCCACATTGACAGCAGCAGTTCCAGTTCTTCCGGGCAGTTAGTGGATTTTACCCTTCGGGAATTTCTGTGGCAACATGTGGAGCTAGTCCTAAGCAAGAAAGGTTTTGATGACAGTGTGGGCAGGAACCCACAGCCTTCCCATTTTGAACTTCCCACTTACCAGAAGTGGATCTCAGCAGCTTCAAAACTGTATGAAGTAGCTATTGATGGGAAAGAGGAGGACCTGGGTTCTCCCACTGGGGAGCTAACATCTAAGATTTTAAGCAGTATTAAAGTCTTGGAAGGGTTTTTGGATATTGACACCAAATTCTCAGAAAACCGGTGCCAAAAAGCTTTACCCATGGCCCATAGTGCTTATCAGTCAAATTTGCCTCATAATTACACAATGACTGTCCATAAAAACCAGCTTGCTCAGGCTCTTCGAGTGTATAGTCAACATGCTAGGGGTCCTGCCTTTCACAAATATGCCATGCAGTTACACGAAGACTGCTACAAGTTTTGGAGCAATGGCCATCAGCTCTGTGAGGAGAGGAGTTTAACTGATCAACACTGTGTACACAAATTTCACTCATTACCTAAATCAG GGAGAAAACCAGAAGCCGATAGGAATCCTCCCGTGCTGTATCACAATAGCCGAGCTCGATCTACTGGTGCCTGT AACTGTGGGAAGGAACAGGCACCTCGAGATGATCCCTTTGATATCAAGGCAGCTAACTATGACTTTTACAG attctggaagaaaaatggTTGTGGAAAAGTGGATCATATCAATTTCCCAGTATTTGAACCAAGTACACCAGATCCTGCTCCTGCCAAAAATGaatcttctcctgcccctccagATGCAGATGCTGATAAACTAAA AAAAGAACCTCAAACccaaggagagagcacaagcctgaGTTTAGCTTTGAGTTTAGGCCAGTCCACAGATAGTTTAGGTACCTATCCAGCTGATCCACAAGCAGGAGGAGATAATCCAGAAGTTCATGGTCAAGGAG GTAAAACTGAGAAGAGACCAAATTTAGTTGATAGACAGGCATCCACAGTTGAGTATCTCCCAGGCATGCTACATTCAAATTGTCCTAAAGGTCTCCTACCCAAATTCTCCAGTTGGTCATTGGTTAAATTAGGCCCTGCTAAGTCTTATAACTTTCATACAGGTTTAGACCAACAGGGCTTTATTCCAGGAACAAATTATCTTATGCCTTGGGACATTGTCATCAGGACTAGAGCCGAGGATGAAGGAGACTTAGACACAAATTCTTGGCCTGCTCCAAATAAAGCTATTCCTGGAAAGAGAAGTGCAGTTGTAATGGGAAGAGGAAGACGGAGAGATGACATAGCTCGAGCATTTGTGGGCTTTGAGTATGAAGACTCTAGAGGTCGAAGGTTTATGTGCTCAGGACCTGAC AAAGTAATGAAAGTAATGGGAAGTGGGCCAAAGGAGTCCGCTTTAAAAGCCTTGAATAGTGATATGCCCTTATATATTCTGTCATCATCTCAGGGTAGAGGGCTAAAACCACATTATGCTCAACTTATGAGGCTTTTTGTTGTAGTTCCCGATGCTCCTTTGCAGATAATACTAATGCCCCAG GTTCAGCCAGGCCCACCACCGTGTCCAGTGTTCTACCCAGAGAAACAAGAAATCATTCTCCCACCAGATGGCCTCTGGGTTTTGAGATTTCCTTATGCATATGTGACTGAGAGAGGACCTTGTTTCCCTCCTAAGGAAAATGTGCAGTTAATGAGTTACAAGGTGCTCCGTGGAGTTCTTAAAGCGGTAACACAATGA